In Pelosinus sp. UFO1, one genomic interval encodes:
- a CDS encoding N-acetylmuramoyl-L-alanine amidase: MKKQIPLLIALLLLLTSLPAATASAASFDSLSQDIINFIGLQSNQTKNSSMKGKVIVVDPGHGGSDTGAIGPNHVAEKNVTLAIARDLGKLLSDGGAKVIMTRTSDKDVAYEGTSDIDELQARVAIANQASADLFISIHADASDEPVSGTATYFYPGNSDTLASLVQDSMVSQLKLSDRGYQPNDFYVLKNTTMPAILTEVAFISNPKEEKLLLNPTFDKKAALGIYNGIKKYFAQ; encoded by the coding sequence ATGAAAAAACAAATACCTCTTTTAATAGCTCTATTATTGTTACTAACTAGCTTACCAGCAGCTACTGCGAGTGCCGCTTCCTTTGATTCACTGAGTCAAGATATCATCAACTTTATAGGTCTTCAAAGCAACCAAACAAAAAATTCTTCAATGAAAGGCAAGGTAATCGTTGTTGATCCCGGTCATGGTGGTAGTGATACTGGTGCCATAGGCCCTAATCATGTTGCGGAAAAAAATGTTACACTGGCCATTGCTCGTGATCTAGGTAAGTTATTATCTGATGGAGGAGCGAAGGTTATCATGACCCGTACCTCTGACAAGGATGTTGCCTATGAGGGAACATCAGACATTGACGAACTACAGGCTCGCGTTGCTATTGCAAACCAGGCTAGTGCAGACTTGTTTATTAGCATTCATGCTGACGCTTCTGACGAACCTGTCAGTGGTACAGCAACTTATTTTTACCCAGGCAATAGCGATACTCTTGCCAGTTTAGTACAAGATAGTATGGTTAGCCAACTAAAGTTGTCTGATAGAGGCTATCAACCTAATGATTTTTACGTTCTTAAAAACACAACGATGCCAGCCATATTAACAGAAGTTGCTTTTATCTCCAATCCAAAAGAAGAAAAACTACTCCTTAATCCTACTTTTGACAAAAAGGCAGCACTTGGAATTTACAATGGAATTAAAAAATATTTTGCGCAATAA
- a CDS encoding response regulator: protein MYMKVLIVDDAVFIRLTLKMMLEKNGYQVVGEAANGAEAILKYNELKPDLVTMDITMPQMDGITALKAIKKMDSSAKVVMISAMGQEATVKDAIVSGANGFIVKPFVEEQVIRGLSKFK from the coding sequence ATATATATGAAAGTACTTATTGTTGATGATGCAGTTTTTATCCGGTTAACACTAAAAATGATGTTAGAGAAAAATGGCTACCAAGTAGTAGGCGAAGCTGCAAATGGTGCAGAAGCAATCCTAAAATACAATGAACTTAAACCTGATCTGGTTACAATGGATATAACAATGCCTCAAATGGATGGAATAACGGCTTTGAAGGCAATAAAAAAAATGGATTCTAGTGCGAAAGTCGTTATGATATCGGCTATGGGGCAAGAAGCGACTGTAAAAGATGCCATTGTGTCTGGTGCTAATGGATTTATCGTAAAACCGTTTGTTGAAGAACAGGTCATTCGAGGGCTAAGCAAGTTCAAATAG